aactatgtaaacaattttgaaaaaatatatacttattATATAGGCGTATAGACGCGTTGTTAGTTGTGTGTAGGTGTTATTCGTGCGTTTGCGCATTGGAGCGCAGACGGGAGTGTGTGTGCATAAGTGCATGGGGCAATTGTGCAAAAACAATCTCTTAAACAAatttgaattaaaaaaaaaaaaattgggtaAACTAAattaaaacatatatatcaAAATTTTATGTGGCATATTAATAAGTTTATATTTTACAATTAAAATGCTGAGAACTCCATATGGTTACTTCCTTCAGTTAgcagccttttttttttcgactgGCTTTAAAATCTGCGAGGGAAAAGGATAGGAGCGGGTGTGGGGATGTGCATGCACGAGGGGGTAATGCATATAAAGGGCACGAGAAAGGTGAAAGCGAGAAAACGCTGCTTTGGTTTATTCCTCATTTCGATTCTCTctctttcaattttgttcCTACTTGAAATGAACACATCAATGTTTCGTCCACACTCATCATGGCACCGGCATTATCAAATTCTCCGCAATAGTTGGGAGCAGAAAACAACGTAACTAGCTGTCTTTTGGCGAAAAATTCGTAACCATCTTCCACCACCTGTAGGGGCAATGCAAGGACAACATGAGGGAAAATGCATGCGAGTTTTTTTGCAGCATCTGGGGAGGAAAATCGAGTTCACCAAGAAAACGTAAATTATAGCGCACGTCTGCAAAGGGCGCATACGtaattacatatacaccACATTGTGCTGACTCCACTTTACCTGATGTGCTCTGCATATCAAGTCCAATTCATgtttccttaaaaaattgtgaacTACATCTTGGccaaaagtgaaggaaactCCTCGATCGTTTTCTCCCCACCcgtttatttccttctccggGTCAGACCATAATAAATCACATAGGAGGCCtatacaagaaaaaaaaaaaaaaaaacaggaaatgTTGGAATATGAGTACAagtataaacaaaaatacacgAACGTAAGTAACGTGCACATGCGCATATACACATGGTTGTGCTTGTAGAGCAGAGGGCCAGAACAGCTTCGTGCAAAAGGAAACGCGGAATGGCCCCAAATGAACAACTCAGCGCACACGTTTTTAAAGAGCCAAAATGTTCTGCTCCTTTATcgcaaatgaagaaaaaaaattctgaacaggcaatatattttctccaaaaattgcacacacacacacaaaaaaaaaaaaaaaaaaaaaaaaaggaaaatgaaaaaagctAGCAATTACGATTGTGTTTTCAATCATGATGACAATGCATTCCATTTGCAACTCCTTAGTAAGTTCGTAACCACTGGCCCATCTGTCTATGTTAGGTTTACCATTGTCGGGGACATCCGTTGGCCTCGTTATCTTCCTAATCTGTTCCATATTATTTAATTCAGGCGATAGTCCGCCATgcatacaaaaaattttttcgtcAATTATTGCCGCAACGGGGAGACAGTTGAAGCAATCAATAAATGTTTTCCACAATTTTACACTGTATCTTCGTTTACATTCATCGTAAAATCCGTATATTCTGTTTATGGAGGCACACTCGTGATTTCCTCTTAGTAGAAAAAAGTTCTCgggatattttattttgtacgCTAGTAGTAAGCAAATGGTTTCTAGGCTTTGTTTACCTCTATCCACGTAATCTCCTAAAAAATAGGGGGCgaaggaaataagaaaatggGGGTAGACAAAAATGTGCACGCGTGTGTGTAAAAGAATCCCAATAAGCTACAGGTTGGTAAAGCCTTTTATGCAGAATTTCTCATttcggaagaaaaaatttaacgtGTACGCAGTAACAAGTGAGACACTGTTAGGAATTATTTCCTAGAGAAATGGACAATTCTCCATGTGCATGTTGCTTGgcataagaaaaatggagtatTGGCGATTGCGTGTATGCCCTTATGCGCTATCTTTCGACCACTGCATTGCTCAATCGATCCATTCCTCAATAGGTTCACGGCCTCATCGAAAATCTTAcccaaaaataaataattggCATCCGGCGGGAAGCCGCCATACTCGAAGAGCCTTAACAAGTCATAAAACTGGCCGTGAATGTCTCCACATATTTTTATGGGTGCCTCGAGCTCCAGTAATATAGGTTggttaagaaaaatttctcTGCTGGAAAggcataatatttttatctcATTTTCTGTCAAGTTAACATTTTTCCCTGGTCTGGTGCCTCGAACTTCTATTAGCTTTGATATTACATTATCTATATCTATTTCTAATGCCATAATAAATGTTTACTTATGCGAAATTGAATTTATCTCCTTGGAATGACGAACTGGCACTTCTCCTTACAATATTTTCTGTTAATCATGAAGaatgtagtttttttttttttttttttttttttttttctctctctctttttattATGGGGTTAAAATGTACGACGAGATGggacaaaaaatatatgcatttcTTTAGGGCAAGAGGAGAGgatgggagggggggggataaaataaaaaaaaaaaaaaaacaaacaaatacgTGCAAATAAACGTGAGGATTACCTTACGGCTGAACGTGCAATTTTGCGTGCTGATaggtgtgtatatatgcgcGTGCATAAGTGCTTACACATGTGGGTGCATAAGCATTTACACAAATGCGTACATATACTGCATACACATGGGCGCACATTCATGTATATGACATGCATAGGTGTATAATGCTTCGTGTATCATGCTACGCGGCGCTTTCGCAAAATgcaataaatataattatccTGGAAACGTATCCCAAAAATACTTCTTTACATTATTCGGTACATGAGAAGGggcatttaattttttgaaaaggtACAAAAGTATTTTGAATTAATTATTAggacttttaaaaaaattacccttTGTGTTATCCTGGTAGAAtgagaggtaaaaaaaagaaaagaggactACGTTTTTATAACTGTCTTATAACTACTGCTACTGCTGATGCTGAGACTGCTACTATGACTACTCCTGTGATTGCTGTTGCGACGATAACGATagcttttcttccctctcaCAGCCTTCCCAATTTACTGAAAGCATATTTTCTCTTATATTCCACGCAAACAGCAatacacatatttttctttcacatttGCGTGAGTGTTGACGAATGTATGTGTTTTGTTGCGATAGCCCATTCGACTCCTACTATTGTGTCACTTTATTAGCCCTTTTATTCGATCTTTTATTCGTCCTTTTCTTCGTTATCTCTtacgtttcttccttttcttcgtttttttccttttttcctcaattTCCTTGTGCCTCCACGCTTTGCCTTAAATTGTAAGCGAATTATTATTGCACAGTTTAATACTCCAATATATCGCGTTTTTGGCTTTTACTTCCAgcatacccctttttttctttcaccccAGCTTCTATgattcttatttttaattctatatatTTGCCTTtggttttgttttcttcccctattctattttttcttcttacgtAAAATAAATCTTATTCATGTAATGTATGCATAACACCcctattgttttttttttttctttttttctttttttctttttttcttttttttccttgcttTTTAAAGAGCTCTACTCTTCGCaaatgattttttcttcacccttcgcaatttttttcttaatgcTTTGTTAAATTTCAGTCGTTTTTTTATggtatttttattattatttttttatctaaaTTAAATGGTTTAAAAGATTGTTAATTTGCACCTACGAAGAGAAGATATATCAATAtgttaaattttaatttgaaTGAAAAGGTTAAACGTTAtgtgtcaaaaaaaaaaaaaaaaaaaaaaaaaaaaaaaaaaaaaaaaatgaacatatatgaagagcatatgtgcacatatttgTACATGCGTAGGGAATGTATGTTTGTTTATACTGTACGTATGTTAGGCGTGTGCACGTCGTCCGTTTGTGCATTTGTGAAGTTTACACGTTTATACATTTGTGCGTGTTGCCTGCGACTAAGTGAACATTCGAGGCGTAAACGGGCGAATCGCATCTCCACGGGTAAATTATGCCAGCGT
This DNA window, taken from Plasmodium knowlesi strain H genome assembly, chromosome: 13, encodes the following:
- a CDS encoding serine/threonine protein phosphatase PP1, putative — protein: MALEIDIDNVISKLIEVRGTRPGKNVNLTENEIKILCLSSREIFLNQPILLELEAPIKICGDIHGQFYDLLRLFEYGGFPPDANYLFLGDYVDRGKQSLETICLLLAYKIKYPENFFLLRGNHECASINRIYGFYDECKRRYSVKLWKTFIDCFNCLPVAAIIDEKIFCMHGGLSPELNNMEQIRKITRPTDVPDNGLLCDLLWSDPEKEINGWGENDRGVSFTFGQDVVHNFLRKHELDLICRAHQVVEDGYEFFAKRQLVTLFSAPNYCGEFDNAGAMMSVDETLMCSFQILKPVEKKKAAN